From a region of the Candidatus Blochmanniella camponoti genome:
- a CDS encoding biotin--[acetyl-CoA-carboxylase] ligase, which yields MELNININLFFFGDLKTLLRYNENYGCSVFHPFLNESKILTQLPEGRVIVLNRVNSTNQYIIDNIPYIKSGDACVTEHQTQGRGRRNKIWVAPVGEGICLSIYWKLNKIPPTMIEFSLMISIVVAKILKNLGASQIKIKWPNDLYIYGRKLAGILIEIITRTDSITHIIIGIGINLSIRTHAALNTKIGKNWINLMDIGIMIDRNILVATLINVLRKKLKDFMLFGFTPFITYWKVFDCLYNKPVTLLVGDRIICGTALGINIHGALIVDQTSSVCYYSGNNISVYAS from the coding sequence ATGGAATTAAATATAAATATTAATTTATTTTTTTTTGGAGATTTGAAAACCTTGTTAAGGTATAATGAAAATTATGGTTGTTCCGTATTTCACCCTTTCTTAAATGAATCTAAGATTTTAACACAATTACCCGAAGGAAGGGTAATTGTGTTAAATAGAGTTAATTCAACCAACCAATATATAATAGACAACATTCCATATATAAAATCGGGTGATGCTTGTGTTACAGAACACCAAACACAAGGAAGAGGAAGACGTAACAAAATTTGGGTAGCGCCTGTTGGAGAAGGTATTTGCTTATCTATTTATTGGAAATTGAATAAGATTCCTCCAACGATGATTGAATTTAGTTTAATGATAAGTATTGTTGTGGCAAAGATATTAAAGAATTTAGGAGCGTCCCAGATTAAAATTAAATGGCCTAATGATTTGTATATTTATGGACGAAAATTAGCGGGAATTCTAATCGAAATTATAACAAGAACTGATAGTATTACTCATATAATAATAGGTATTGGTATTAATTTATCTATACGCACGCATGCAGCATTAAATACTAAAATTGGTAAAAATTGGATTAATTTAATGGATATTGGGATCATGATTGATCGCAATATTTTAGTCGCCACGCTTATTAATGTATTGCGTAAGAAATTAAAAGATTTTATGCTTTTTGGGTTTACTCCATTTATTACATATTGGAAAGTTTTTGATTGCTTATATAATAAACCGGTCACATTATTAGTTGGGGATCGTATAATATGCGGCACAGCTCTTGGGATAAATATACATGGAGCCTTAATAGTGGATCAAACAAGTTCAGTATGTTATTACTCAGGAAATAATATTTCTGTTTATGCATCTTAA
- the coaA gene encoding type I pantothenate kinase, with protein sequence MLHVSSVPFLTFNRKEWSSLREEIPLTLSPREILNLRGINDNLSMNEVIEIYLPLSRLLNLYICSHIKRQNILEQFLSIQNQHIPYIIGIVGGVAAGKSTTARVLQALLSRWTERRVVELVTTDGFLYSNKVLKKRCLMKKKGFPQSYDMTSLVNFVSKVKSGVQSMTIPVYSHIIYDIIPNVQQVIYKPDILILEGLNVLQTNHDYHYDLPCVFVSDFIDFSIYVDAPEYLLQKWYIDRFLKFCYTTFSYPDSYFYRYTQLSKKNIISIASQLWTKINRLNLQENILPTRERANLILRKDVNHIINNVQLRK encoded by the coding sequence ATGCTACATGTTTCGTCTGTTCCATTTTTAACTTTCAATCGCAAGGAATGGTCATCTCTTCGAGAGGAGATACCATTAACATTATCTCCAAGAGAAATCCTAAATTTAAGAGGAATAAATGATAATCTTTCTATGAATGAAGTAATAGAAATTTATTTACCATTATCTAGATTGCTTAATCTATATATTTGTTCGCATATAAAACGACAAAATATTTTAGAACAATTTTTAAGTATTCAAAACCAACATATACCATACATCATTGGTATCGTTGGTGGTGTTGCTGCGGGGAAAAGCACTACAGCTAGAGTTTTACAAGCACTTCTTAGTAGATGGACTGAACGTCGTGTTGTGGAATTAGTAACAACTGATGGATTTTTGTATTCTAATAAAGTATTAAAAAAACGATGTTTAATGAAAAAAAAAGGTTTTCCGCAATCTTATGATATGACTAGTTTGGTAAATTTTGTTTCCAAAGTTAAATCTGGAGTTCAATCAATGACAATTCCTGTATATTCTCACATAATATATGACATTATTCCTAATGTTCAACAGGTAATTTATAAACCAGATATTCTTATTTTGGAAGGATTAAATGTTTTACAAACTAATCACGATTATCATTATGACTTACCTTGTGTTTTTGTATCTGATTTTATTGATTTTTCTATTTATGTTGACGCTCCAGAATATTTACTACAAAAATGGTATATTGATAGATTTTTGAAATTTTGTTATACTACCTTTTCTTATCCTGATTCTTATTTTTATCGTTATACTCAATTATCTAAAAAAAATATAATTTCTATTGCTTCGCAATTATGGACTAAAATAAATAGGCTGAATTTGCAAGAAAATATCTTACCTACTCGGGAACGCGCAAATTTAATTTTAAGAAAAGACGTGAATCATATAATAAACAACGTTCAATTAAGAAAATAA
- the bfr gene encoding bacterioferritin, with the protein MKGDDHIITHLNNLLSDELVAVNQYFLHSKIFKNWGLERLNKIEYQECVDELDHADLYAKRILFLEGMPTLRKFDPLNIKKNVEDILRADLSLEFHSIENLRKGIKYADSIQDYVSRDIMIQILKDEEKHIDFLETELNLMIKIGMHNYIQSQLKK; encoded by the coding sequence ATGAAAGGAGATGATCACATTATTACCCATCTTAATAATTTGTTGAGCGATGAGTTGGTCGCTGTAAACCAATATTTTTTACATTCTAAAATTTTTAAAAACTGGGGATTAGAACGACTTAACAAGATAGAATATCAAGAATGTGTAGATGAGTTAGATCATGCAGATCTTTATGCAAAACGTATTTTATTTTTAGAAGGTATGCCTACCTTGAGGAAATTTGATCCATTAAACATTAAAAAAAATGTTGAAGATATTTTACGTGCTGATCTTAGTTTAGAATTTCATAGTATTGAAAATTTACGCAAAGGCATCAAATACGCTGATTCAATACAAGATTATGTATCTAGGGATATAATGATACAAATTCTTAAAGATGAAGAAAAGCACATTGATTTTTTAGAAACAGAGCTAAATCTCATGATAAAAATTGGTATGCATAATTATATACAATCACAGTTGAAAAAATAA
- the rpsJ gene encoding 30S ribosomal protein S10, giving the protein MQNQRIRIRLKAFDHRLIDKSTVEIVETAKRTGAQVRGPIPLPTRKERFTVLISPHVNKDARDQYEIRTHKRLIDIVEPTDKTVDALMRLDLAAGVDVQISLG; this is encoded by the coding sequence ATGCAAAATCAAAGGATCCGCATTCGTTTGAAAGCATTTGATCATCGGTTGATAGATAAGTCGACCGTAGAAATTGTAGAGACTGCTAAACGTACTGGCGCTCAAGTACGCGGCCCTATTCCCTTGCCTACTAGAAAAGAACGATTCACTGTTTTAATTTCTCCACATGTAAATAAAGATGCGCGAGATCAGTATGAAATACGAACTCACAAACGTTTAATTGATATTGTTGAACCTACTGATAAAACGGTAGACGCTTTAATGCGTTTAGATTTAGCGGCAGGAGTAGATGTACAAATTAGTCTCGGTTAG
- the rplC gene encoding 50S ribosomal protein L3 translates to MQGLIGQKLGMTRLFDKDGVSIPVTMIEITPHRVTQIKNIENDGYCAVQVTTGIKNFKHINRPETGHMIKSGVDAGRGVWEFRCEEEGMSQLSLGDIITIQIFTNVKKVDITGISKGKGFAGTIKRWNFHMQDASHGNSLSHRAPGSIGQNQTPGRVFKGKKMAGQLGNYKVTVQNLDVVNVDVKLNLLLVKGAVPGIIGGNLSIKKSVKINIRENM, encoded by the coding sequence ATGCAAGGTCTAATTGGTCAAAAATTGGGTATGACTCGTTTGTTTGATAAAGATGGAGTATCTATCCCTGTAACTATGATTGAAATAACACCGCATCGTGTAACGCAAATAAAAAATATTGAAAATGATGGATATTGTGCAGTTCAAGTAACGACTGGCATTAAAAACTTTAAACATATTAATAGACCAGAGACAGGGCATATGATAAAATCAGGGGTTGATGCTGGTCGTGGTGTGTGGGAGTTTCGTTGCGAAGAAGAAGGGATGTCACAGCTATCATTAGGAGATATTATCACTATACAGATTTTTACAAATGTTAAAAAAGTTGATATTACAGGCATTTCTAAAGGTAAAGGTTTTGCAGGTACAATAAAACGTTGGAATTTTCATATGCAAGATGCAAGTCATGGTAATTCACTGTCACACAGAGCTCCTGGATCTATCGGTCAAAATCAAACTCCTGGTAGAGTATTTAAGGGTAAAAAAATGGCAGGACAATTAGGAAATTATAAAGTTACGGTACAAAATTTAGATGTTGTTAATGTTGATGTAAAACTTAATTTATTATTAGTTAAAGGCGCTGTTCCAGGAATAATTGGTGGTAATTTATCTATTAAAAAATCTGTTAAAATAAATATTAGAGAGAACATGTAA
- the rplD gene encoding 50S ribosomal protein L4, whose translation MELEVRDFTTEVSILDSDKFSVSDEIFKCSFNQALIHQVISTYLTNSRQGTRSQKSRSEVSGSNKKPWRQKGTGRARSGSVKSPIWRSGGVTFAAKPKLYTQKINKKMYKGAIRSILSKLVCDNRLFLVKNLFIKEPKTKLLLEKLRTITSKKSILIFTDFLDRNLLLASRNVHKIEVRTATHIDPVSLINFNVTLIADNVIKKIEKQLV comes from the coding sequence ATGGAATTAGAAGTTAGGGATTTTACAACAGAAGTCAGTATCTTGGATTCAGATAAGTTTTCTGTATCTGATGAAATTTTTAAATGTTCTTTTAATCAGGCATTAATACATCAAGTAATTTCTACTTATTTAACTAATTCTCGTCAAGGTACTCGATCTCAAAAGAGTCGATCAGAAGTTTCGGGTTCTAATAAAAAACCGTGGCGTCAAAAAGGTACCGGTCGCGCGCGTTCTGGATCGGTAAAAAGTCCTATTTGGCGTTCTGGCGGAGTAACCTTCGCGGCTAAACCTAAACTATATACCCAAAAAATAAATAAAAAAATGTACAAAGGGGCAATAAGAAGCATTTTATCTAAATTAGTTTGTGATAATCGTTTATTTTTAGTAAAAAATTTATTTATAAAAGAACCCAAAACTAAATTATTATTAGAAAAATTAAGAACAATAACCTCAAAAAAAAGCATATTGATTTTTACTGATTTTTTGGATAGAAATTTGCTTTTAGCATCACGTAACGTTCATAAAATAGAGGTGCGTACCGCAACGCATATAGATCCAGTAAGTTTAATAAATTTTAACGTTACTTTAATTGCCGATAACGTGATCAAGAAAATTGAGAAACAGTTAGTATGA
- the rplW gene encoding 50S ribosomal protein L23 — MIYQERLLKILRSIHVSEKASMTLERHNAFSFKVAKYATKTDIKNAINMLFSVKVNTINTIIVAGKSKRKANKIGRCNNWKKAYVLLEKGQKIDFINTVE; from the coding sequence ATGATTTATCAAGAACGTTTATTAAAAATACTGAGATCTATACATGTCTCTGAAAAAGCGTCCATGACATTGGAGCGCCATAATGCTTTTTCTTTTAAAGTAGCAAAATATGCGACTAAAACAGATATTAAAAATGCTATCAATATGTTATTTTCTGTGAAAGTAAATACTATAAACACTATAATAGTAGCAGGAAAATCTAAAAGAAAGGCTAATAAAATTGGTCGCTGTAACAACTGGAAAAAAGCATATGTTCTTTTAGAAAAAGGCCAAAAAATTGATTTTATCAATACAGTAGAATAG
- the rplB gene encoding 50S ribosomal protein L2: MPIIKCNPTSPGRRHVAKLVNHDLYKGNPFSSLLSNKINNRSGGRNNYGRITVRHIGGGHKKRYRIIDFKRNKDGISAVIKRLEYDPNRSANIALLSYRDGEYRYILAPKDVKIGDFISSGVNVPIKPGNALPMGNIPIGSTIHNVEMKPGKGGQLARSAGSYIQIVARDGEYMVLRLRSGEIRKIRCECRATIGEVGNAEHMLRMLGKAGANRWRGNRPTVRGTAMNPIDHPHGGGEGKNFGKHPVSPWGIQTKGKKTRSNKRTNKFILSHRNK; encoded by the coding sequence ATGCCTATTATTAAATGCAACCCAACCTCTCCGGGTAGACGGCATGTAGCTAAGTTAGTGAACCATGATTTATATAAAGGGAATCCTTTTTCTTCATTATTATCCAATAAAATTAATAATAGATCAGGAGGACGCAATAATTACGGTCGTATTACTGTGCGACATATAGGAGGGGGGCATAAAAAACGTTATAGAATTATTGATTTTAAGCGTAATAAGGATGGGATTTCTGCTGTAATCAAACGTTTAGAATATGATCCAAATCGTTCAGCAAATATAGCATTGCTTTCATATAGAGATGGGGAGTATCGTTATATTTTAGCTCCAAAAGATGTAAAAATAGGAGATTTTATAAGTTCTGGAGTGAATGTTCCAATAAAACCAGGCAATGCTTTGCCTATGGGTAATATTCCGATAGGATCTACTATTCATAATGTAGAAATGAAACCAGGAAAAGGCGGGCAATTAGCCCGGTCTGCAGGGTCTTACATACAAATTGTAGCTCGTGATGGGGAGTATATGGTACTTCGTCTGCGATCTGGTGAAATACGAAAAATTCGCTGTGAGTGTCGGGCAACCATAGGAGAGGTTGGTAATGCTGAACATATGTTACGTATGCTAGGTAAAGCTGGAGCCAATAGATGGCGTGGAAATCGTCCTACTGTACGCGGAACAGCCATGAATCCGATCGATCACCCTCATGGAGGTGGAGAAGGAAAAAATTTTGGAAAACATCCCGTGTCTCCTTGGGGAATACAAACCAAAGGAAAAAAAACCCGTAGTAATAAACGTACTAATAAGTTTATATTGTCTCATCGTAATAAATAA
- the rpsS gene encoding 30S ribosomal protein S19 — protein MSRSIKKGPFIDLHLLKKVEKAIETGDKKPIRTWSRRSTIFPRMIGLTVAVHNGRQHIPVFISDEMVGHKLGEFAPTRTYRGHSVDKKIKKHY, from the coding sequence ATGTCGCGTTCTATTAAGAAAGGGCCATTTATTGACTTGCATCTTCTAAAAAAAGTGGAGAAAGCAATAGAAACAGGTGATAAAAAACCTATTAGAACTTGGTCACGGCGATCAACAATATTTCCAAGAATGATTGGTTTAACTGTAGCAGTACATAACGGACGTCAACATATACCCGTATTCATATCAGATGAAATGGTTGGGCATAAATTAGGTGAATTTGCTCCAACTCGTACGTATCGTGGTCATTCAGTGGATAAGAAAATAAAAAAACATTATTAA
- the rplV gene encoding 50S ribosomal protein L22 → METIARCRYIRSSAQKLRLVVNTVRGKKVSQALDILKYTNKKSAELVKKTLESAIANAEHNDSSDINNLKIIKIFVDNGPIIKRIMPRAKGRSDKIMKRTSHLTIVVSN, encoded by the coding sequence ATGGAAACAATTGCTAGATGCCGTTATATTCGTTCTTCTGCTCAAAAACTTCGTTTAGTAGTTAATACAGTACGAGGAAAAAAAGTATCTCAGGCGCTTGATATCTTAAAGTATACCAACAAAAAATCTGCCGAATTAGTAAAAAAGACCTTAGAATCTGCTATTGCTAATGCGGAACATAATGACAGTTCAGATATTAATAATTTAAAAATTATTAAAATTTTTGTCGATAATGGTCCTATTATTAAAAGAATTATGCCACGTGCTAAAGGACGATCAGATAAAATTATGAAACGAACAAGTCATCTTACTATAGTAGTGTCTAATTAA
- the rpsC gene encoding 30S ribosomal protein S3 gives MGQKVHPNGVRLGITKTWHSTWYANNKDFSDNLGNDFKVRQFLMQKLSKALVSRIIIERPAKSIRVTVYTARPGLIIGKKGEDIERLRKNIARISGVPTLLNIAEVRKPELDAKLLADNIASQLERRVVFRRAMKRVVQNAMRLGAKGIKVEVSGRLSGAEIARTEWYREGRVPLHTLRADIDYSLSEARTTYGIIGIKVWVFKGEILGDVLLNTGYSSDQTMSNSSKKKHKTRI, from the coding sequence ATGGGTCAAAAGGTACATCCGAATGGTGTGCGTTTGGGTATTACCAAGACGTGGCATTCTACCTGGTACGCAAATAACAAAGATTTTTCTGACAATTTAGGGAATGATTTTAAAGTACGTCAGTTTTTGATGCAAAAACTTTCGAAAGCTTTAGTATCTCGTATAATTATTGAACGTCCTGCTAAGAGCATAAGAGTAACTGTTTATACAGCTAGACCTGGTCTTATAATTGGAAAAAAAGGGGAAGATATTGAAAGATTACGTAAAAATATAGCAAGAATTTCTGGTGTTCCAACGCTACTCAATATTGCTGAAGTTCGTAAACCAGAATTAGATGCCAAGCTGTTAGCTGATAATATCGCATCCCAATTAGAACGTAGAGTAGTATTTAGGAGGGCAATGAAACGTGTGGTACAAAACGCTATGCGTTTAGGAGCTAAAGGAATTAAAGTAGAAGTCAGTGGGAGACTAAGCGGAGCTGAGATTGCTCGTACTGAGTGGTACAGAGAGGGACGGGTTCCATTACATACTTTACGTGCCGATATTGATTATAGTCTTTCAGAAGCACGTACTACGTATGGTATAATTGGTATTAAGGTATGGGTTTTTAAAGGGGAAATTTTAGGAGATGTGTTACTGAATACAGGATATTCATCAGATCAAACGATGAGTAATTCTAGCAAGAAAAAACATAAAACTCGCATATAA
- the rplP gene encoding 50S ribosomal protein L16, whose amino-acid sequence MLLQPKRTKFRKMHKGRNRGTKVNDNISFGQFALKAISRGRLKSCQIEAARRAISRAVKRQGKIWIRVFPDKPITKKPLEVRMGKGKGNVEYWVALIQPGKILYEINGVPKELAYNAFKLGASKLPVKTTLIGR is encoded by the coding sequence ATGCTTCTGCAACCAAAGCGCACAAAATTTCGTAAAATGCATAAAGGGCGTAACCGGGGAACAAAAGTAAACGACAATATTAGTTTTGGGCAATTTGCTTTAAAAGCTATTAGCCGAGGGCGATTAAAATCTTGTCAAATTGAAGCAGCACGACGTGCCATAAGTCGTGCTGTAAAGCGTCAAGGAAAAATCTGGATTCGTGTGTTTCCAGACAAACCTATTACTAAAAAACCTCTTGAAGTACGCATGGGGAAAGGAAAAGGTAATGTAGAATATTGGGTGGCGTTAATACAACCAGGAAAAATATTATATGAAATAAATGGGGTACCAAAAGAACTAGCGTATAATGCTTTTAAATTGGGCGCATCAAAATTACCCGTTAAAACCACTTTAATAGGAAGATAA
- the rpmC gene encoding 50S ribosomal protein L29 — MNNIIKLLNQKKNDAITVTSLQSELLKVLREHFNLRIQAKSGQLKQLHLLKKVRRNIASIKRYLSHTKKV; from the coding sequence ATGAATAATATCATCAAATTATTAAATCAAAAAAAAAATGACGCTATTACTGTTACATCGCTTCAATCAGAGTTACTAAAGGTATTACGTGAACATTTTAATTTACGTATACAAGCAAAATCAGGTCAATTAAAACAATTGCACTTATTAAAAAAAGTACGTCGCAATATAGCATCTATCAAAAGATATTTATCTCATACTAAAAAAGTATAA
- the rpsQ gene encoding 30S ribosomal protein S17: MSDRIRILLGRVCNKKMNKSVVVSIERLIKHSTYEKFIKRTTKLHVHDPNNETNIGDLVEVQECRPISKTKSWILTSIIKKSNF, from the coding sequence ATGAGTGATAGGATTCGCATCCTACTAGGTCGTGTATGTAATAAAAAAATGAATAAATCTGTTGTTGTTTCTATAGAGAGATTAATTAAGCATTCAACATATGAAAAATTTATTAAACGTACTACTAAACTGCATGTACATGACCCTAATAACGAGACTAATATTGGAGATCTTGTTGAAGTACAAGAATGCCGTCCTATTTCTAAAACAAAATCTTGGATACTAACTTCTATTATCAAAAAATCTAATTTTTAA
- the rplN gene encoding 50S ribosomal protein L14: protein MIQERTILNVADNSGARYAMCIKVLGGSGRRYANIGDVIKVAIKEAVPRAKVKKGDVLKAVVVRTKKGVRRLDGSIIRFDNNACVLLNDTNIQPIGTRIFGPVTRELRNEKFMKIISLAPEVL, encoded by the coding sequence GTGATTCAAGAACGCACTATTTTAAATGTTGCCGATAACTCTGGCGCACGATATGCAATGTGTATTAAAGTGCTAGGTGGTTCTGGTCGTCGTTATGCTAATATAGGAGATGTTATTAAAGTTGCTATTAAAGAAGCAGTACCACGTGCTAAAGTGAAAAAGGGCGATGTATTAAAAGCTGTTGTAGTACGTACGAAAAAAGGTGTACGTCGTCTAGATGGATCTATTATTAGATTTGATAATAATGCTTGTGTATTATTAAATGACACCAACATCCAACCTATAGGTACTCGTATTTTTGGTCCAGTAACTCGCGAATTACGCAACGAAAAATTTATGAAGATTATTTCTTTAGCCCCCGAGGTACTTTGA
- the rplX gene encoding 50S ribosomal protein L24, producing MAAAKIKRNDEVIVLSGRDKGKKGKVKRVFYDKGRVIVTGINLVKKHQKPIPNKNQPGGIIEKEASVDLSNIAIFNPTLNKADRVGFTIQNGKKIRIFKSNGDIVK from the coding sequence ATGGCAGCAGCTAAAATTAAACGTAACGATGAAGTTATTGTATTAAGTGGAAGGGATAAAGGAAAAAAGGGGAAAGTAAAACGCGTTTTTTATGATAAAGGCAGGGTTATAGTAACAGGAATAAATTTAGTAAAAAAACATCAAAAGCCTATTCCCAATAAAAATCAACCAGGAGGCATTATTGAAAAAGAAGCATCCGTTGATTTATCTAATATTGCAATATTTAACCCTACTTTAAATAAAGCAGATCGAGTAGGTTTTACAATACAAAATGGTAAAAAAATACGTATATTTAAGTCTAATGGGGATATAGTTAAATGA
- the rplE gene encoding 50S ribosomal protein L5 — protein MTKLYDYYKNSIIQNLMHKFNYRSIMQVPKIKKITINMGVGKSVTNKKLLEKAVEDLMVISGQKPVITTARKSISSFKIRQGQPIGCKVTLRGSRMWEFLERFIFIAMPRIRDFRGLSIKSFDGHGNYSIGIREQIIFPEIDYDTVDDMRGMDITITTNAISDNEAYALLTAFRFPFRK, from the coding sequence ATGACTAAATTATATGATTATTATAAAAATAGTATAATACAAAATTTAATGCATAAATTTAATTATCGATCTATTATGCAAGTACCTAAAATTAAAAAAATTACTATTAATATGGGAGTAGGTAAATCTGTTACCAATAAAAAGCTTTTAGAAAAAGCAGTAGAAGATTTAATGGTAATTTCAGGACAAAAACCAGTAATCACCACAGCACGCAAATCTATCTCTAGTTTCAAAATTCGTCAAGGTCAACCAATCGGCTGTAAGGTAACTTTACGAGGTTCGCGTATGTGGGAATTTCTGGAAAGATTTATTTTTATTGCTATGCCTCGTATTCGTGATTTTCGCGGGTTATCTATTAAATCTTTTGATGGGCATGGTAATTATAGTATTGGAATCCGCGAGCAAATTATCTTTCCAGAAATTGATTATGATACCGTGGATGATATGCGAGGAATGGATATTACTATTACTACTAACGCCATTTCTGATAATGAAGCGTATGCTTTATTAACTGCATTTCGATTTCCATTTAGAAAATAA
- the rpsN gene encoding 30S ribosomal protein S14: MTKESIKAREIKRLKLVNKYYIQRISLKKIIIDQRIPNEERWNAVLKLQTLPRDSSPSRRRNRCRHTGRPHAFLRKFGLSRMKVREAAMRGEIPGLRKASW, translated from the coding sequence ATGACCAAGGAATCTATAAAGGCACGTGAAATAAAGCGTTTAAAATTAGTTAATAAATATTATATACAACGTATTTCTCTAAAAAAAATTATTATTGATCAACGCATTCCTAATGAGGAACGTTGGAATGCGGTTTTAAAATTACAGACTTTACCACGTGATTCTAGCCCATCTAGACGACGTAATCGTTGCCGTCATACTGGACGTCCTCACGCTTTTTTAAGAAAATTTGGATTGAGCCGTATGAAGGTACGCGAAGCTGCTATGCGCGGCGAAATACCTGGTTTAAGGAAAGCTAGTTGGTAA
- the rpsH gene encoding 30S ribosomal protein S8, which yields MSMQDSIADMLTTIRNGQISKKEKVCTPSSAMKVAIVHVLAEEGFIQKYNIKDSIKPTLEVFLKYYQKRKPVIDIIKRISRPGLRIYKKRKELPQIMSGMGIVIISTSKGVITDNRARQLNVGGEIICYVS from the coding sequence ATGAGTATGCAAGATTCAATCGCGGATATGTTAACTACTATACGTAACGGGCAAATTTCTAAAAAAGAAAAGGTTTGCACTCCCTCTTCTGCAATGAAAGTAGCAATTGTTCATGTATTAGCAGAAGAAGGATTTATACAGAAATATAATATTAAAGATAGCATCAAACCAACTTTAGAAGTATTTTTAAAATATTATCAAAAAAGAAAACCCGTCATAGATATCATAAAACGTATTAGTCGACCTGGATTACGTATCTATAAAAAGAGAAAGGAACTACCTCAGATAATGTCTGGTATGGGTATTGTTATAATTTCTACTTCTAAAGGTGTAATCACAGATAATAGAGCTCGTCAGCTTAATGTTGGTGGGGAGATTATATGTTATGTGTCTTAA
- the rplF gene encoding 50S ribosomal protein L6 codes for MCKTIISIPKTITINIIIKNHSISITGALGALTRILHKSVDVQLHNTSKLIVYSNSFDVKNKALIGTTCALITGMITGVTKGFTKTLQLVGIGYRVSIQDNVISLIIGLSHSIDYILPAEIVATCPSQTEIILTGMNKQLIGQVAADLRALRPPEPFKGKGIRYINEIVHTKDTKKK; via the coding sequence ATGTGTAAAACGATAATTTCTATTCCTAAAACAATAACTATAAATATAATAATAAAAAACCATAGCATTTCTATTACAGGTGCACTTGGTGCATTAACTCGTATATTACACAAATCGGTTGATGTGCAATTGCATAATACATCAAAACTGATAGTCTATAGTAACAGTTTTGATGTTAAAAATAAAGCTTTGATAGGAACAACCTGTGCATTAATTACTGGAATGATTACTGGAGTTACAAAAGGGTTCACTAAGACACTGCAACTAGTAGGAATAGGTTATCGTGTATCTATTCAAGATAATGTCATCAGCCTAATCATAGGCTTATCTCATTCCATTGATTATATACTACCTGCTGAAATCGTAGCAACGTGTCCAAGTCAAACCGAAATTATTTTAACAGGGATGAATAAGCAACTTATCGGACAAGTTGCTGCAGATTTGAGAGCACTTCGCCCTCCTGAACCTTTTAAGGGAAAAGGTATTCGTTATATCAATGAAATAGTGCATACCAAAGATACTAAGAAAAAATAA
- the rplR gene encoding 50S ribosomal protein L18 produces the protein MNKKDARLKRAMRTRKKLYKLDAIRLVIHRTCRHIYAQIIAKDNSNVLVAASTTEKLISSQLTTTSNKKAAAIVGKIIAERAVKKGITNVSFDRSGFKYHGRVKTLADCARQTGLSF, from the coding sequence ATGAATAAAAAAGATGCTCGTCTCAAAAGAGCTATGAGAACACGAAAAAAGTTGTATAAATTAGATGCTATAAGATTAGTGATACATCGAACTTGTCGGCATATTTATGCACAAATAATTGCAAAAGATAATTCTAACGTCTTAGTTGCAGCTTCTACTACGGAAAAATTAATTTCTAGTCAATTGACAACAACCAGTAATAAAAAAGCTGCAGCTATAGTAGGAAAAATTATTGCGGAACGGGCAGTAAAAAAAGGTATTACAAATGTATCTTTCGATCGTTCTGGATTTAAATATCATGGTAGAGTGAAAACGTTGGCTGATTGCGCTAGGCAAACTGGGTTAAGCTTTTAA